From a region of the Dickeya poaceiphila genome:
- a CDS encoding bifunctional aspartate kinase/homoserine dehydrogenase II, producing MSALGIAVAVKGRQLHKFGGSSLADVKCYQRVAGIMADYSQAGDLMVVSAAGSTTNQLINWLNLSQSDRISAHQVQQSLRRYQSELISGLLPAETAAPLINELIRDLERLAALLDGKITDAAYAEVVGHGEIWSARLMAAVLNQKNLPATWLDARTFLRAERAAQPQVDEGCSWPLLQQLLTQHTGQRLVITGFISSNNAGETVLLGRNGSDYSATQIGALAGAERVTIWSDVAGVYSADPRKVEDACLLPLLRLDEASELARLAAPVLHARTLQPVSGSDIDLQLRCSYQPEQGSTRIERVLASGTGAKIVTSHDDVCLIEIGVPADHDFARMHKDVEQLLQKAQIRPLALGVHQDRNLLQLCYTSEVVRSAWQVLELAALPVSLHLRDGLALVALVGAGVCRNPLHSHRFYQQLRDQPIEFVWQAEDDISLVAVLRVGPTEHLVRGLHHSLFRAEKRIGLVLFGKGNIGSRWLELFAREQSLISARTGFEFTLAGVVDSSRSLLSYEGLDASRVLAFFGDEAQERDDDELFLWMRAHPYDDLVVLDVTASQSVADLYLDFASYGFHVISANKLAGASGGDNYRQIRDAFAKTGRHWLYNATVGAGLPVNYAVRDLRESGDSILAISGIFSGTLSWIFLQFDGTVPFTELVDQAWQQGLTEPDPRVDLSGKDVMRKLVILAREAGYEIEPTQVRVESLVPAGCESSSVDQFFEDGEPLNEQMLQRLEAAREMGLVLRYVARFDSNGKARVGVEAVREDHPLAALLPCDNVFAIESRWYRDNPLVIRGPGAGRDVTAGAIQSDLNRLAQLL from the coding sequence ATGAGTGCGTTAGGAATAGCAGTAGCCGTGAAGGGACGGCAACTGCACAAATTCGGCGGCAGCAGCCTGGCGGATGTGAAATGTTATCAGCGCGTCGCCGGCATTATGGCTGATTACAGCCAGGCTGGCGATTTGATGGTGGTATCGGCGGCAGGCAGCACCACGAATCAGTTAATTAACTGGTTGAACCTTAGCCAGTCAGACCGGATTTCCGCTCATCAGGTACAACAATCGTTGCGCCGTTATCAAAGCGAGCTGATTTCTGGTTTGCTGCCAGCCGAAACGGCAGCTCCGCTGATTAATGAATTGATTCGTGATCTGGAACGTCTGGCCGCGTTGCTGGATGGCAAGATCACCGATGCAGCTTATGCCGAAGTGGTCGGCCACGGCGAAATCTGGTCTGCACGGCTGATGGCGGCGGTCCTGAATCAGAAAAACCTGCCGGCAACCTGGCTGGATGCGCGTACTTTCCTGCGTGCCGAGCGCGCCGCGCAGCCGCAAGTCGATGAAGGCTGCTCCTGGCCGTTGCTGCAACAGCTGCTTACCCAACATACCGGGCAACGGCTGGTTATCACCGGCTTTATCAGCAGTAACAATGCGGGTGAAACCGTTCTGCTGGGCCGTAACGGCAGTGATTATTCCGCCACACAAATTGGCGCGCTGGCGGGTGCCGAGCGTGTCACCATCTGGAGTGACGTGGCCGGCGTCTATAGCGCTGACCCACGCAAAGTTGAAGACGCCTGCCTGTTGCCGTTGCTTCGGTTGGATGAAGCCAGTGAACTGGCGCGTCTGGCTGCGCCGGTATTACACGCTCGAACCCTTCAGCCGGTTTCCGGCAGTGATATCGACCTGCAACTGCGATGCAGTTACCAGCCTGAACAAGGGTCTACCCGTATTGAGCGTGTGCTAGCCTCCGGCACCGGTGCCAAGATAGTCACCAGTCATGATGATGTTTGCCTGATAGAGATAGGCGTACCGGCAGACCATGATTTTGCTCGTATGCACAAAGACGTCGAACAGTTGCTGCAAAAAGCTCAAATCCGGCCACTGGCGTTGGGTGTGCATCAGGACCGTAATCTGCTGCAACTGTGCTACACCTCGGAAGTGGTGCGTAGCGCCTGGCAGGTTCTGGAGTTGGCGGCGTTGCCGGTGTCGCTCCATTTGCGCGATGGACTGGCGCTGGTGGCGTTGGTGGGGGCTGGCGTTTGTCGTAATCCGTTGCATAGCCACCGTTTTTACCAGCAACTGCGTGACCAGCCGATCGAGTTTGTCTGGCAGGCGGAAGATGATATCAGCCTGGTGGCGGTGCTGCGTGTCGGGCCAACCGAGCATCTGGTGCGTGGCCTGCATCATTCGTTGTTCCGGGCGGAAAAACGCATCGGGCTGGTGCTGTTCGGCAAAGGCAACATCGGTTCACGCTGGCTGGAGCTGTTCGCCCGTGAGCAGAGCCTGATTTCGGCACGTACCGGTTTTGAATTTACGCTGGCGGGCGTGGTGGACAGTTCCCGTAGTCTGCTGAGTTACGAAGGGTTGGATGCCAGCCGTGTACTGGCTTTCTTTGGCGACGAAGCGCAGGAACGTGACGATGATGAATTGTTCCTGTGGATGCGTGCTCACCCGTACGACGATCTGGTGGTGCTGGATGTTACCGCCAGTCAGTCGGTTGCCGATCTCTATCTGGATTTCGCCAGCTATGGTTTCCATGTGATTAGCGCCAACAAACTGGCGGGGGCGTCTGGCGGCGATAATTACCGCCAGATCCGCGACGCATTCGCCAAAACCGGGCGCCATTGGCTGTATAACGCGACCGTTGGCGCCGGGTTGCCGGTGAACTATGCCGTAAGAGATCTGCGTGAAAGCGGCGACAGTATTTTGGCTATCAGCGGCATATTCTCCGGCACGTTGTCATGGATCTTCCTGCAGTTTGACGGGACAGTCCCTTTTACTGAACTGGTGGATCAGGCCTGGCAGCAGGGATTGACCGAGCCGGACCCGCGTGTCGATCTTTCCGGTAAAGACGTGATGCGCAAGTTGGTGATTCTGGCGCGTGAAGCAGGTTATGAGATAGAACCCACTCAGGTGCGGGTAGAGTCGTTGGTGCCTGCTGGTTGTGAGAGCAGCTCGGTGGATCAGTTCTTTGAAGATGGCGAGCCGTTGAATGAGCAGATGCTACAACGGTTGGAAGCCGCCAGGGAGATGGGGTTGGTGCTGCGCTATGTCGCCCGTTTCGATAGTAACGGCAAGGCACGCGTAGGTGTGGAGGCCGTGCGGGAGGATCATCCGCTGGCGGCGCTGTTACCGTGCGATAACGTGTTTGCAATTGAAAGCCGCTGGTATCGTGATAACCCGTTGGTGATCCGTGGCCCTGGCGCTGGCCGCGATGTGACAGCAGGGGCGATTCAGTCGGATCTCAATCGTCTGGCGCAACTGCTGTAA
- the metB gene encoding cystathionine gamma-synthase, whose protein sequence is MTRKQATIAVRSGLNNDEQFGCVVPPINLSSTYNFTGFNQPRVHDYSRRGNPTRDVVQRALAELEGGAGAVMTSSGMSAIMLVCTVFLRPGDLLVAPHDCYGGSYRLFDSLSKRGAYRVKFVDQGNEADLKAALAENPKLVLVESPSNPLLRVVDIAAICQAAREVGAVSVVDNTFLSPALQNPLKLGADLVVHSCTKYLNGHSDVVAGAVIARDPEVVTELAWWANNIGVTGAAFDSYLLLRGLRTLAPRMAMAQKNALQIVEYLRHQPLVKALYHPSLPGNAGHEVACRQQSGFGAMLSFELDGDEDTLRRFLAPLELFTLAESLGGVESLISHAATMTHAGMSPQARAAAGISETLLRISVGIEDGDDLVADLDRAFQAAAKR, encoded by the coding sequence CGCGTAAACAGGCTACTATCGCAGTCCGCAGTGGGTTGAACAATGACGAACAGTTCGGTTGCGTTGTTCCCCCAATCAATCTTTCCAGCACCTACAACTTCACCGGTTTTAATCAACCTAGAGTACATGACTATTCCCGGCGCGGTAATCCGACCCGTGATGTCGTTCAGCGTGCGCTGGCGGAATTGGAGGGGGGCGCTGGCGCAGTGATGACCAGCAGCGGTATGTCGGCGATTATGTTGGTGTGTACGGTATTCCTGCGGCCTGGTGACCTGCTGGTCGCGCCACACGATTGTTACGGCGGCAGCTATCGTTTGTTTGACAGCCTGAGCAAACGCGGCGCTTATCGGGTGAAATTTGTCGATCAGGGCAATGAGGCTGACCTGAAGGCGGCGCTGGCGGAAAATCCGAAGCTGGTGCTGGTGGAAAGCCCCAGCAACCCGCTATTACGAGTCGTGGATATCGCGGCTATCTGCCAGGCTGCGCGTGAAGTGGGGGCGGTGAGCGTGGTGGATAACACCTTCCTGAGTCCGGCTTTGCAAAATCCACTGAAGCTGGGGGCCGATCTGGTGGTGCATTCCTGCACCAAATACCTGAATGGTCACTCGGACGTAGTGGCTGGCGCGGTGATTGCCCGCGATCCTGAGGTAGTGACGGAACTGGCCTGGTGGGCCAACAATATTGGTGTAACCGGCGCGGCTTTCGACAGCTACCTGCTGCTGCGCGGTTTGCGCACACTGGCACCGCGTATGGCGATGGCGCAGAAGAATGCGCTACAAATTGTCGAGTATTTGCGGCATCAGCCGCTGGTGAAGGCGTTGTATCATCCTTCTTTACCTGGGAATGCCGGTCATGAGGTTGCCTGTCGGCAGCAGTCTGGTTTTGGCGCGATGCTGAGTTTTGAGCTGGATGGCGATGAAGACACCCTGCGTCGTTTTCTGGCTCCACTGGAGTTGTTCACGCTGGCAGAGTCGCTGGGTGGCGTGGAAAGCCTGATTTCTCATGCCGCTACCATGACTCACGCTGGTATGTCGCCGCAGGCACGCGCCGCTGCTGGTATCTCGGAGACGTTATTGCGTATTTCTGTCGGGATTGAAGATGGTGATGATTTGGTCGCCGACCTGGACAGAGCATTTCAGGCAGCAGCCAAGAGGTAA